A window of Halopseudomonas sabulinigri genomic DNA:
CAGCGGAATCGGGTTGCCATCCGCACTGGTCAGGTACACCTGACTCAGGCTTTCCGGCGTGCCGGCAAACTGCGGATCGACCTCCATGATCACCCGGTACTGGTTCGACTGGGTAAAGAGCGTCGCAATCTGCCGCTGGCCAAAGGCGTTGTACAGCGTGTCGGCAATATCGGTGACATCCAGCCCCAGTCGCGCGGCGGCGTCGCGGTCGATGTCCACATAGGCTTCCATGCCCCGCTGCTGCAGATCAGACGCTACGTCGGCCAGCTCGGGACGCGCGCTCAGCGCCGCAATCATCTGCGGTACCCAGTTGTGCAGTTCGTCGCTGTCCAGGCTGGTCAGGCTGAACTGGTACTGCGTGCGGCTCACCCGGTCCTCAATGCTCAGCTCCTGCACCGGCTGAAACCAGGCGGTAATACCGGAGACCTGAGCACTGCGCTCGCGCAGCCGCTCCATTACCTCAAACAGGCTTTCGCTGCGCTCACTGTGCGGCGGCAGGTTGATCAGCAGGCGACCGCTGTTGATAGTGACGTTGGTACCGTCCACGCCGATGAAAGACGAGATACTCTCCACGCCCGCATCTTCCATCAGTGCCTTGGCCAGGTTCTGCTGCCGCTCGGCCATGGCGGTAAAGGAAATATCCTGCGGCGCCTCGGTGACCACCTGAATCACGTTGCTGTCCTGCACGGGGAAGAAGTCCTTGTTCACCGCCAGGTACAGCAGACCGCTGAGCACGATAGTCGCCAGCATCACCAGCAGCGTTGGCCCCTGGCGTGCCAGCACCCAGTCCAGGCCCCGGCCATATCGTTCGATCACCCGTTGCAGCAGGTCGTCCTTATGTTCCTGTGGCGGACGTTTCAGCATCCGCGCGCACATCATGGGTGTCAGCGTGAGCGATACCACCAGCGAGATAACGATGGCGACCGCGAGCGTAATGGCAAATTCGTGGAACAGCCGCCCTACCACATCCGGCATGAACAGCAGCGGAATCAGCACCGCCACCAGCGAAAAGGTCAGTGACATCAGCGTAAAGCCAATTTCCGAAGCGCCCTTGAGCGCGGCCTGCATCGGCGTTTCACCCATCTCGCGATGGCGCGCCACGTTCTCCAGCATGACGATGGCATCGTCCACGACAAAACCGGTAGCGATGGTGAGCGCCATCAGCGTCAGGTTGTTGACCGAGAAGTTCATCAGATACATGAAGGCGAAGGTGCCCACCAGCGACAAGGGCACGGCGATACTGGGGATGAAGGTCGCCTGCAGGTTACGCAGGAATACCAGGGTCACCAGCACCACCAGGAAGATGGCAAATACCAGCTCTTTCTGGGTATCGCGTACCGAGGCGCGAATACTGTGGGTACGGTCGGTCAGCACCTGCACATCCACTGCGGCGGGCAAACTGGCGGTCAGCTGCGGGAGCAGCTCGCGCACCCGGTCGGCCACTTCGATTACGTTGGCACCGGGCTGGCGCTGCACGTTCAGCAGCACCGCTGGTGCGCCGTTGGCCCAGGCAGCCAGAAAGCGGTCTTCGGCGCCATCGACGATGGTCGCCACATCACCCAGACGCAGCGGCGCGCCATCTACCCAGGTAACGATCAGCTTGCGGTAATCCTCGACCGAGCGAATCTGATCGTTGGCATCCAGCATGGTGCTGCGCGTTGGGCCATCAAAACTGCCCTTGGGCTGGTTGACGTTGGTCGCGGCGATGGTCTGACGCACGCTGTCCAGGCTCAGGCCGTAGGACGCCAGTGCGCGCGGGTTGACCAGTACCCTAAGCGCCGGACGCTGACCGCCCGCCAGACTCACCATACCCACACCCGAGAGCTGGGCTAGCTTCTGCGCCATGCGGGTATCGACCAGGTCGTGGACCTGCGGCAGCGGCAAGCTGTTGGAGGTTATCGCCAGGGTAAGAATGGGCGCATCGGCGGGGTTCACCTTGCGGTAGATCGGCGGCGTTGGCAGATCGCTGGGCAGCAGACTCTCCGCGGTGTTCATGGCCGCCTGCACTTCCTGCTCGGCCACCCCCAGATCCTCATCCAGCGCGAACTGCAGGGTAATCACCGAGGCGCCACCGGAGCTGGTGGACGACATTTGTTTCAACCCGGGTATCTGCCCCAGATGGCGTTCCAGCGGCGCGGTAATGGTCCGCGCTGTGACCTCGGGGCTGGCGCCCGGCTGGAAGGTGAACACCTGAATGATGGGGTAATCCACCTGCGGCAACGCGGCCACCGGCAACATCCGCCAGGCAATCAGCCCGGCGGCCAGAAACGCCAGCATCAGCAGCGAGGTGGCGACCGGCCGCAGGATGAAGGGAGCGGAAAGATTCTTCATGGTCGCTGGCTCAATTGCCGGCGCGTGGCGGACCGCGGCGCTCACCGCTGGCCGGTCGCCCGCCGGCGGGCCCCTCGGGCGTGACGTCAGACTCGGCAGCAGGCTCGGCGCCGGGAATCGTCACCTGCTTGCCGTCGCGCAGGCGATCAAGCCCTTCGAGCACCACCAGCTCGCCGGCTTCCAGGCCACTGGTCACGGCTACGCGATCATTGGCTGCAGCGCCCAGCACCACTTCGCGGATGTACGCCTTGCCATCGTTGATGACATACACGTAGTTGCGGTCGGTACCAAACTGCACGGCGTCAGCCGGAATGGTGACAACGTCTGCCAGGGTGTTCAGACGCAGACGCACATTAACGAATTGATTCGGGAAGAGCGCGCTGTCGTCGTTCTCGAACCGGGCGCGCACCCGCAAGGTACCGGTAGTGGTATCGATCTGGTTATCCAGCGTGGTCAGCTCGCCGGTTGCCAGCACCTGGCGCTCGCTGCGATCCAGGGCTTCCACCTGCAGTTTGCCTTCGCCTTGAAAGGCGCTGCGCAGCGCCTGCAGCTCAATCTCGGGGACGGTAAAGTTCACCGCTATCGGCTGCATCTGCGTGATGGTCACCAGCCCTTCGGTATCACCGCTGGAAACCAGGTTGCCCGGGTCCACCCGGCGCAAGCCCAGTTTGCCAGCCAGCGGCGCTTCGATCCGTGTCCAGGACAGCTGCAGCTGCGCATCCTCCACCTGCGCCTGGTTCGCGCGGA
This region includes:
- a CDS encoding efflux RND transporter periplasmic adaptor subunit is translated as MAHAFSFRRHGKLLILVVGVIAVLLFAWYQFGREPAPTQAESWRRMGWDAPAVVRAEPATLGSLEVQIKSIGTVTPLNTVVVRSRVDGVLDRVAFAEGAAVEQGELLAEVDPRPYKTQLEQAEGQLQQNRATLENARADLQLYEKLWEQDSIARQQLSDQRALVKELDGTLRANQAQVEDAQLQLSWTRIEAPLAGKLGLRRVDPGNLVSSGDTEGLVTITQMQPIAVNFTVPEIELQALRSAFQGEGKLQVEALDRSERQVLATGELTTLDNQIDTTTGTLRVRARFENDDSALFPNQFVNVRLRLNTLADVVTIPADAVQFGTDRNYVYVINDGKAYIREVVLGAAANDRVAVTSGLEAGELVVLEGLDRLRDGKQVTIPGAEPAAESDVTPEGPAGGRPASGERRGPPRAGN
- a CDS encoding multidrug efflux RND transporter permease subunit encodes the protein MKNLSAPFILRPVATSLLMLAFLAAGLIAWRMLPVAALPQVDYPIIQVFTFQPGASPEVTARTITAPLERHLGQIPGLKQMSSTSSGGASVITLQFALDEDLGVAEQEVQAAMNTAESLLPSDLPTPPIYRKVNPADAPILTLAITSNSLPLPQVHDLVDTRMAQKLAQLSGVGMVSLAGGQRPALRVLVNPRALASYGLSLDSVRQTIAATNVNQPKGSFDGPTRSTMLDANDQIRSVEDYRKLIVTWVDGAPLRLGDVATIVDGAEDRFLAAWANGAPAVLLNVQRQPGANVIEVADRVRELLPQLTASLPAAVDVQVLTDRTHSIRASVRDTQKELVFAIFLVVLVTLVFLRNLQATFIPSIAVPLSLVGTFAFMYLMNFSVNNLTLMALTIATGFVVDDAIVMLENVARHREMGETPMQAALKGASEIGFTLMSLTFSLVAVLIPLLFMPDVVGRLFHEFAITLAVAIVISLVVSLTLTPMMCARMLKRPPQEHKDDLLQRVIERYGRGLDWVLARQGPTLLVMLATIVLSGLLYLAVNKDFFPVQDSNVIQVVTEAPQDISFTAMAERQQNLAKALMEDAGVESISSFIGVDGTNVTINSGRLLINLPPHSERSESLFEVMERLRERSAQVSGITAWFQPVQELSIEDRVSRTQYQFSLTSLDSDELHNWVPQMIAALSARPELADVASDLQQRGMEAYVDIDRDAAARLGLDVTDIADTLYNAFGQRQIATLFTQSNQYRVIMEVDPQFAGTPESLSQVYLTSADGNPIPLASVASVHQRRAALLINHQGQFPAATVSFNLAPGASLGEAVDAIEQVQAELQLPAAIELRFQGAAEAFRSSLANTLWLILAAVLTMYIVLGVLYESTIHPITILSTLPSATLGALLALLLTDRALDMISVVGIVLLIGLVKKNGIMMVDFALDAQRNLGLSPREAIHRAALLRFRPILMTTLAALFGALPLMFASGSGAELRQPLGVVMVGGLLVNQVLTLFTTPVVYLFFDRLTRKQDAGEPVEAAH